Proteins found in one Tsukamurella paurometabola DSM 20162 genomic segment:
- a CDS encoding phosphoglycerate kinase, giving the protein MSSVSTLSDLLAEGVEGRTVLVRSDLNVPLDGDRITDAGRIVASVPTIKALAEAGAKVIVTAHLGRPKGAPDPAFSLAPVAKELGERLGRNVQLAGDVVGQDALARAEGLTDGDVLLLENVRFDARETSKDDAEREALARDLAELVDVSSHAGPGAFVSDGFGVVHRKQASVYDVAKLLPAYAGQLVDAEVRVLAQLTENPSRPYAVVLGGSKVSDKLGVIRALAPKVDTLVIGGGMAFTFLAAQGYSVGTSLLQEDQIDTCKQLLQEFGDVLHLPIDVVVADKFAADAASKTVAADAIEDGWMGLDIGPESAQRFGAVLTEAKTVFWNGPMGVFEFPAFAAGTKAVAEAVIKATSNGAFTVVGGGDSAAAVRTLGLDEDGFSHISTGGGASLEYLEGKELPGLQVLQRGDT; this is encoded by the coding sequence GTGAGTTCCGTTTCCACGCTCTCCGACCTCCTCGCCGAGGGCGTCGAGGGACGCACGGTACTGGTCCGTAGCGACCTGAACGTGCCCCTCGACGGTGACCGCATCACCGATGCCGGGCGCATCGTCGCGTCGGTGCCCACCATCAAGGCCCTCGCCGAGGCGGGCGCCAAGGTGATCGTCACCGCGCATCTCGGCCGCCCCAAGGGCGCACCCGATCCCGCGTTCTCCCTCGCACCGGTGGCGAAGGAACTGGGGGAGCGGCTCGGCCGCAACGTCCAGCTCGCGGGTGATGTAGTGGGCCAGGATGCGCTCGCGCGCGCCGAGGGCCTCACCGACGGTGACGTGCTGCTGCTCGAGAACGTGCGCTTCGACGCGCGCGAGACCAGCAAGGACGACGCCGAGCGGGAGGCGCTGGCGCGCGATCTCGCCGAGCTCGTCGACGTCTCCTCGCATGCCGGACCCGGTGCCTTCGTCTCCGACGGCTTCGGTGTGGTGCACCGCAAGCAGGCCTCGGTGTACGACGTGGCCAAGCTGCTCCCGGCCTACGCCGGCCAGTTGGTCGATGCCGAGGTCCGCGTCCTCGCACAACTCACCGAGAACCCGTCGCGTCCCTACGCCGTGGTGCTCGGCGGCTCGAAGGTCTCCGACAAGCTGGGCGTGATCCGGGCCCTTGCGCCGAAGGTCGACACCCTGGTGATCGGCGGCGGTATGGCGTTCACTTTCCTTGCAGCGCAGGGTTACTCGGTGGGCACCTCGCTGCTGCAGGAGGACCAGATCGACACCTGCAAGCAGCTGTTGCAGGAGTTCGGTGACGTGCTGCACCTGCCGATCGACGTGGTCGTGGCCGATAAGTTCGCCGCCGACGCCGCGTCGAAGACCGTCGCGGCCGACGCGATCGAGGATGGCTGGATGGGCCTCGACATCGGCCCCGAATCGGCCCAGCGCTTCGGCGCGGTGCTGACCGAGGCGAAGACGGTGTTCTGGAACGGTCCCATGGGCGTCTTCGAGTTCCCGGCGTTCGCCGCGGGAACCAAGGCAGTCGCCGAGGCGGTCATCAAGGCGACCAGTAACGGAGCCTTCACCGTGGTCGGCGGCGGCGATTCGGCCGCAGCCGTGCGCACCCTCGGCCTCGACGAGGACGGCTTCAGCCACATCTCCACCGGTGGTGGGGCGTCGCTGGAGTACCTCGAGGGCAAGGAGCTCCCGGGGCTCCAGGTGCTGCAGAGGGGTGACACATGA
- the ppc gene encoding phosphoenolpyruvate carboxylase: protein MTSEPARAATEPLRDDIRLLGGILGDTVREQAGERIFDLVENARQESFRVRRSEIDREQLAAMFTDLPTAEAVPVIRALSHFALLANLAEDLHRERRRAIHVRAGEAPQASSLAHTYTLLEDAGLDGDAVRAALRHALVVPVITAHPTETRRRTVFDTQHRITELMRYRDRTQLDPREEEQVQVNLRRQILTLWDTALVRLERLRIQDEVVNGLRYFDAAFLEVMPQINHEIRTRLRELYPGTGLLSEPILRPGSWIGGDRDGNPYVTGEVVTMASRRAAATALEHYLRQLLELEKELALSLRLTTVSDELLALAEWDTSPKQADEPYRRALRWIRGRLSTTAADLLDEPLDAGIDIDAPRYGGPSELLADLAVVDASLRTAGDGLIADARLQDLREALNTFGFHLSGLDMRQNSDVHEETISELFAWAGVHPDYASLDESDRVRLLTDELRLRRPLVGPGAEFTEQTAKELGVLHAAADAVANLGPGAVPNYIISMCTSVSDLLEAAVLLKEAGLLRPGDGSAADAVATCSVNIVPLFETIEDLQQGAATMRAAFEVPVYRSLVDGKGGLQEIMLGYSDSNKDGGYLAANWALYRAELDLVAMARDAGVTLRLFHGRGGTVGRGGGPSYDAILAQPPGAVRGTLRLTEQGEIIAAKYAEPALATRNLESLLAATLESTLLDVEGLGDDAEEAYAVLDELAALAREAYGDLVHRTDGFVEYFTTSTPVEEIGSLNIGSRPSSRKQTSKISDLRAIPWVMAWSLSRVMLPGFYGTGAAIEKWIDGGPSRLEQLRALYRRWPFFQTVLSNMAQVLAKSDLGLAARYAELVPDAALRERVFGKIADEHRRTIEMYYAIAETDDLLADNPALKRSVFNRFPYLEPLNHLQVELLRRYRAGDTDPQVQRGILLTMNGLATALRNSG from the coding sequence ATGACCAGTGAGCCCGCGCGCGCAGCAACAGAACCCCTCCGTGACGACATCCGTCTGCTCGGCGGGATCCTCGGGGACACCGTCCGCGAACAGGCCGGCGAGCGCATCTTCGACTTGGTGGAGAACGCCCGCCAGGAGTCCTTCCGGGTACGGCGCTCCGAGATCGACCGCGAGCAGCTCGCCGCGATGTTCACCGATCTGCCCACCGCCGAGGCGGTCCCGGTGATCCGGGCCCTCTCCCACTTCGCGCTCCTCGCCAACCTCGCCGAGGACCTGCATCGCGAACGCCGGCGCGCGATCCACGTGCGGGCAGGGGAGGCGCCGCAGGCCTCGTCGCTCGCGCACACCTACACGCTGCTGGAGGACGCGGGACTCGACGGGGACGCCGTCCGCGCCGCGCTCCGGCATGCACTGGTGGTACCCGTCATCACCGCGCATCCCACCGAGACCCGGCGCCGCACCGTCTTCGACACCCAGCATCGGATCACCGAGCTGATGCGGTATCGGGACCGCACTCAACTCGATCCCCGCGAGGAGGAGCAGGTGCAGGTGAATCTGCGCCGGCAGATCCTCACCCTGTGGGACACCGCCCTGGTGCGGCTGGAGCGGCTGCGGATCCAGGACGAGGTGGTCAACGGACTGCGCTACTTCGACGCGGCCTTCCTGGAGGTGATGCCGCAGATCAACCACGAGATCCGCACCCGCCTGCGCGAGTTGTACCCGGGCACCGGCCTGCTGTCCGAGCCGATTCTGCGGCCCGGCTCGTGGATCGGCGGCGACCGCGACGGCAATCCGTACGTCACCGGGGAGGTGGTCACCATGGCCTCCCGCCGGGCCGCCGCCACGGCGTTGGAGCACTACCTGCGACAGCTGCTCGAACTGGAGAAGGAATTGGCCCTCAGTCTGCGCCTGACCACCGTGTCCGACGAGTTGCTCGCCCTCGCCGAGTGGGATACCTCGCCGAAGCAGGCCGACGAGCCCTACCGTCGCGCGCTGCGGTGGATTCGCGGCCGTCTCTCCACGACCGCCGCCGACCTGCTCGACGAGCCGCTGGACGCGGGGATCGATATCGATGCTCCCCGCTACGGCGGACCGTCGGAACTGCTGGCCGATCTCGCCGTCGTGGACGCCTCCCTGCGCACCGCGGGCGACGGCCTGATCGCCGATGCGCGGCTGCAGGACCTTCGGGAAGCCTTGAACACCTTCGGTTTCCACCTGTCGGGCCTTGATATGCGGCAGAACTCGGACGTCCATGAGGAAACCATCTCCGAGCTATTCGCCTGGGCCGGCGTGCATCCCGACTACGCCTCGCTCGACGAGTCTGACCGCGTGCGCCTGCTCACCGATGAGCTGCGGCTGCGCCGCCCCCTGGTGGGGCCGGGCGCCGAATTCACCGAGCAGACCGCGAAAGAACTCGGTGTGCTCCATGCCGCCGCCGACGCGGTCGCGAACCTCGGCCCTGGTGCCGTGCCGAACTACATCATCTCGATGTGCACGTCGGTATCGGATCTGCTGGAGGCGGCAGTGCTGCTCAAAGAGGCAGGCCTGCTCCGGCCGGGAGATGGCTCCGCTGCCGACGCGGTCGCGACCTGCTCGGTGAACATCGTCCCACTGTTCGAGACCATCGAAGATCTGCAACAGGGGGCGGCGACGATGCGCGCGGCCTTCGAGGTGCCGGTGTATCGATCGCTGGTGGACGGCAAGGGCGGACTGCAGGAGATCATGCTGGGCTACAGCGACTCCAATAAGGACGGCGGCTATCTCGCGGCGAACTGGGCGCTGTACCGCGCCGAACTCGACCTCGTTGCGATGGCCCGCGACGCCGGGGTCACGCTGCGCCTGTTCCACGGTCGTGGCGGCACGGTGGGGCGCGGCGGCGGCCCCAGTTACGACGCGATCCTGGCGCAGCCGCCCGGCGCGGTCCGCGGCACGCTGCGACTGACCGAGCAGGGCGAGATCATCGCGGCGAAGTACGCAGAGCCCGCACTCGCCACCCGCAACCTGGAATCGCTGCTCGCGGCGACGCTGGAGTCCACCCTGCTCGACGTCGAGGGGCTCGGCGACGATGCGGAGGAGGCCTATGCCGTACTCGATGAACTCGCCGCTCTGGCGCGCGAGGCCTACGGCGATCTGGTGCACCGCACCGACGGTTTCGTCGAATACTTCACCACGTCGACGCCCGTCGAGGAGATCGGCTCGCTGAACATCGGGTCGCGACCCAGTTCGCGTAAGCAGACCTCGAAGATCTCGGACTTGCGGGCGATCCCCTGGGTGATGGCCTGGTCGCTCTCGCGGGTCATGCTCCCCGGCTTCTACGGCACCGGCGCCGCCATCGAGAAGTGGATCGACGGCGGTCCCTCCCGCCTGGAGCAGTTGCGTGCCTTGTACCGCCGCTGGCCGTTCTTCCAGACCGTGCTCTCGAACATGGCGCAGGTGCTGGCGAAGTCCGATCTCGGGCTGGCGGCGCGGTACGCCGAGCTGGTGCCCGATGCGGCGCTGCGTGAGCGGGTGTTCGGCAAGATCGCCGACGAGCATCGCCGCACCATCGAGATGTACTACGCGATCGCTGAGACCGACGACCTGCTCGCCGATAATCCCGCGCTCAAGCGTTCGGTGTTCAACCGGTTCCCGTATCTGGAACCGCTCAACCACTTGCAGGTGGAGCTGTTGCGCAGGTACCGCGCCGGAGACACCGATCCGCAGGTCCAGCGCGGCATCCTGCTCACCATGAACGGTCTCGCAACGGCACTCCGGAATTCGGGATAG
- a CDS encoding serine/threonine-protein kinase produces MSGRGTRSGSTLGPYSIGPLLGSGGMGEVYLAHDERRDRDVALKLLHVSASQDPQFRERFTRESQTVARLSDPHVIPIHDFGEIDGVLYIDMRLVEGRNLSEVLRDGPLPPGRAVALVDQVAGALDAAHAKGLVHRDVKPANIELTDAGFPYLLDFGLAVTDTQSRMTSAGIFVGSQAYAAPERFDGDSATVASDVYSLTCVLYEALTGHPPYRGGSLGAMVKQHLASPIPRPSAEAAVPPAMDEVIARGMAKDPAARFSSCGELAAAARRAVAGAGPGPTDSVATQIRPVPGRSDPTVISAPRPRTVTSPPAAPPPSYPVAPSYPPADRAPATPPSRSRMVPVLAVVAAVLVGATAVLGYLALTDRRSSPAASTATVTASAPSQTTAGTAAQATTPPTTAPQVDPRVALQSRAATDLPVAKATLNNRWVAQLASKFAGATDDGKTWYEADILGEIGYFDQRFGDVRVLFSPDWTVFSTNKIFWVPVYAGQSWDTPDPANGWCRSQGLDNAHCFAKLISDTRGPEGTTQR; encoded by the coding sequence ATGAGCGGTAGGGGAACACGCAGCGGCAGCACTCTCGGGCCCTATTCGATCGGCCCGCTCCTGGGCAGCGGCGGCATGGGTGAGGTGTACCTCGCGCACGACGAACGCCGAGACCGCGATGTGGCGCTCAAGCTCCTGCACGTCTCGGCCTCCCAGGATCCGCAGTTCCGCGAGCGATTCACCCGGGAATCGCAGACGGTGGCCCGGCTCTCCGATCCGCACGTCATCCCGATCCACGACTTCGGCGAGATCGACGGCGTGCTGTACATCGACATGCGGTTGGTCGAGGGGCGCAATCTGTCCGAGGTGCTGCGCGACGGTCCGCTCCCGCCCGGCCGCGCCGTCGCCCTCGTCGATCAAGTGGCCGGTGCACTCGACGCCGCACACGCCAAGGGGCTGGTGCATCGCGACGTGAAGCCCGCGAACATCGAGCTGACCGACGCGGGCTTTCCCTACCTGCTCGATTTCGGTCTGGCAGTGACGGATACGCAGTCGCGGATGACATCCGCCGGGATCTTCGTCGGATCGCAGGCCTATGCCGCACCGGAGCGGTTCGACGGTGACTCGGCTACCGTCGCGAGCGACGTGTACTCGCTGACCTGCGTCTTGTACGAGGCACTCACCGGCCATCCGCCGTACCGCGGTGGCAGCCTCGGCGCGATGGTGAAACAACACCTCGCCTCGCCCATCCCACGGCCCTCCGCGGAAGCGGCCGTGCCACCCGCCATGGACGAGGTGATCGCTCGCGGGATGGCGAAGGATCCGGCAGCACGATTCTCCTCGTGCGGAGAACTCGCAGCGGCGGCACGTCGCGCAGTCGCCGGGGCCGGCCCCGGACCCACCGATTCGGTGGCCACGCAGATTCGCCCCGTCCCGGGCCGGTCCGACCCGACGGTGATCTCTGCACCGCGACCGCGCACCGTCACCTCCCCGCCGGCGGCTCCACCGCCGAGTTACCCGGTCGCACCGTCATATCCACCGGCGGACCGTGCGCCGGCGACACCGCCATCGCGCAGCCGGATGGTGCCGGTCCTCGCCGTGGTCGCTGCCGTCCTGGTCGGTGCGACCGCGGTTCTGGGCTATCTGGCACTCACCGACCGGCGATCATCGCCCGCCGCGAGCACGGCAACGGTGACCGCCTCCGCACCGTCGCAGACCACGGCGGGGACGGCTGCGCAAGCGACCACACCGCCGACCACAGCCCCGCAAGTCGACCCTCGCGTCGCGCTCCAGAGCCGCGCCGCCACCGACCTTCCGGTCGCCAAGGCGACCCTGAACAATCGGTGGGTCGCACAGCTCGCGTCGAAGTTCGCGGGTGCGACCGACGACGGGAAGACCTGGTACGAAGCCGATATCCTCGGCGAGATCGGCTACTTCGACCAGCGATTCGGCGATGTCCGGGTGCTCTTCAGCCCGGACTGGACCGTATTCAGCACCAACAAGATCTTCTGGGTACCCGTCTACGCCGGGCAGAGCTGGGACACACCGGATCCTGCCAACGGCTGGTGCCGCTCCCAAGGACTCGATAACGCGCACTGCTTCGCGAAGCTGATATCCGATACCCGCGGGCCCGAGGGCACCACCCAGAGGTGA
- a CDS encoding limonene-1,2-epoxide hydrolase family protein: MTEVAVLDDQATVRKFLADLADARVEDALAAFDENVVYTNVGLPTLRGRNQAGRVVKLLAKPGLGFGVELTSSAAEGGTVLTERIDELRVGPFRMRFWVCGRFDVVDGRIVLWRDYFDNLDVFKGIIRGVLALAIPGVQRPMTPITR; encoded by the coding sequence ATGACTGAGGTTGCTGTCCTGGACGATCAGGCGACGGTGCGCAAGTTCCTCGCCGACCTCGCGGACGCGCGTGTCGAAGACGCGCTCGCCGCCTTCGACGAGAACGTGGTCTACACGAACGTCGGCCTGCCGACGTTACGCGGCCGGAATCAGGCGGGGCGGGTGGTGAAGCTGCTCGCGAAACCCGGCCTGGGGTTCGGCGTCGAGCTCACCTCCAGTGCCGCCGAGGGCGGTACGGTGCTCACCGAGCGGATAGACGAGCTGCGGGTGGGACCGTTCCGGATGCGATTCTGGGTGTGCGGCAGGTTCGATGTGGTCGATGGCCGGATCGTGTTGTGGCGCGACTACTTCGATAACCTCGACGTCTTCAAGGGAATCATCCGAGGGGTGCTCGCCCTGGCGATCCCCGGTGTTCAGCGCCCGATGACACCGATCACGCGCTGA
- a CDS encoding acyl-CoA dehydrogenase family protein, whose product MAARRRSSWMNDELDALRDLADKFLAKELTPHIEKFAEQHHVDRDLWNKAGELGLLCLSIPEEYGGGGGDFRHESVLIAAQAQAFDTSWGVSLHNGIVAHYILAYGTEEQKQAWLPKMASGEAVGAIAMTEPGTGSDLQNVKTRAIKTGGEYVINGSKTFITNGQQADIVVLVCKTNPDEGAAGISLILVEADREGFRKGNILNKIGQKGQDTSELFFDDVHVPVENLLGTQEGQGFYQLMQQLPQERLIIGQACVSGMEVIFEETLRYTKEREAFGRPIFGFQNTKFKLAEALTETTIARVFVDDCIEKHVKGELDIPTVAMAKWWTSDRAQEVASECLQLFGGYGYMAEYPAARFWVDNRVQMIYAGTNEIMKEIIARTL is encoded by the coding sequence ATGGCCGCACGCCGCCGCTCGAGCTGGATGAACGATGAGCTCGACGCCCTCCGCGACCTCGCGGACAAGTTCCTCGCGAAGGAACTCACCCCCCATATCGAGAAGTTCGCCGAGCAGCACCACGTCGACCGTGACCTCTGGAACAAGGCCGGCGAGCTGGGCCTGCTGTGCCTGTCGATCCCGGAGGAGTACGGCGGCGGTGGCGGCGACTTCCGGCACGAGTCGGTGCTGATCGCCGCGCAGGCTCAGGCCTTCGACACCAGTTGGGGTGTGTCGCTGCACAACGGCATCGTGGCGCACTACATCCTCGCGTACGGCACCGAGGAGCAGAAGCAGGCGTGGCTGCCCAAGATGGCCTCCGGCGAGGCCGTCGGTGCCATCGCGATGACCGAGCCCGGCACCGGCTCGGACCTGCAGAACGTGAAGACCCGCGCCATCAAGACCGGCGGCGAGTACGTCATCAACGGCAGCAAGACCTTCATCACCAACGGTCAGCAGGCCGACATCGTGGTCCTGGTGTGCAAGACCAACCCCGACGAGGGCGCCGCGGGCATCTCGCTGATCCTGGTCGAGGCCGACCGCGAAGGTTTCCGCAAGGGCAACATCCTCAACAAGATCGGCCAGAAGGGCCAGGACACCTCCGAGCTGTTCTTCGATGACGTGCACGTGCCGGTCGAGAACCTCCTCGGCACGCAGGAGGGCCAGGGCTTCTACCAGCTCATGCAGCAGCTGCCGCAGGAGCGCCTGATCATCGGCCAGGCCTGCGTGTCCGGCATGGAGGTCATCTTCGAGGAGACGCTGCGCTACACCAAGGAGCGCGAGGCCTTCGGCCGCCCCATCTTCGGGTTCCAGAACACCAAGTTCAAGCTCGCCGAGGCGCTCACCGAGACCACCATCGCGCGGGTCTTCGTCGACGACTGCATCGAGAAGCACGTCAAGGGCGAGCTCGACATCCCCACCGTCGCGATGGCCAAGTGGTGGACCTCGGACCGGGCACAGGAAGTCGCGTCCGAATGCCTGCAGCTGTTCGGCGGCTACGGCTACATGGCCGAGTACCCGGCGGCCCGCTTCTGGGTCGACAACCGCGTCCAGATGATCTACGCGGGCACGAACGAGATCATGAAGGAGATCATCGCCCGCACCCTCTGA
- the secG gene encoding preprotein translocase subunit SecG — translation MQLVLKIAIVVLSVLLVVLVLLHRGKGGGLSSLFGGGVQSSLSGSSVVEKNLDRVTIFVGIVWTVCIIGVTLSIKLSS, via the coding sequence TTGCAGCTGGTGCTGAAGATCGCCATCGTCGTGCTGAGCGTGCTTCTGGTGGTGCTCGTTCTGCTCCACCGCGGTAAGGGCGGCGGCCTGTCGTCGCTGTTCGGCGGCGGCGTCCAGTCGTCTCTCTCCGGTTCGTCGGTGGTGGAGAAGAATCTCGACCGCGTGACGATCTTCGTGGGCATCGTGTGGACCGTGTGCATCATCGGCGTCACCCTGAGCATCAAACTCAGTTCCTGA
- the tpiA gene encoding triose-phosphate isomerase — protein sequence MSRKPLIAGNWKMNLNHLEAIAVVQKLAFALPEKYFAKVDVTVIPPFTDLRSVQTAVDGDGLLITYGAQDLSPHDSGAYTGDISGAFLAKLGCTYVVVGHSERRTIHGETNEIVLEKTKAALRHGLTPIVCIGEGLDIREQGTHVEYNIEQLKGSLAGLTADEVSKIVIAYEPVWAIGTGKVATPADAQEVCAAVRATIAEIASAEVAAGIRVLYGGSVSSKNVGELVAQPDVDGGLVGGASLKPDEFAALSAIAAGGPL from the coding sequence ATGAGCCGCAAGCCGCTGATCGCCGGCAACTGGAAGATGAACCTCAATCACCTCGAAGCGATCGCGGTGGTTCAGAAGCTCGCTTTCGCGTTGCCGGAGAAGTACTTCGCCAAAGTCGATGTGACGGTGATTCCGCCGTTCACCGATCTTCGCTCGGTGCAGACCGCGGTCGACGGAGACGGTCTGCTCATCACCTACGGTGCGCAGGATCTGTCTCCGCACGACTCCGGCGCGTACACCGGCGATATCTCCGGGGCCTTCCTGGCGAAGCTCGGCTGCACCTATGTGGTCGTCGGACACAGCGAGCGCCGCACCATCCACGGTGAGACCAACGAGATCGTGCTCGAGAAGACGAAGGCCGCACTGCGTCACGGCCTGACTCCGATCGTGTGCATCGGCGAGGGCCTCGACATCCGTGAGCAGGGCACGCATGTGGAGTACAACATCGAGCAGCTCAAGGGTTCGCTCGCCGGCCTCACCGCCGACGAGGTGTCGAAGATCGTGATCGCCTACGAGCCGGTCTGGGCAATCGGGACCGGTAAGGTCGCGACCCCCGCCGACGCCCAGGAGGTGTGCGCCGCAGTGCGTGCCACCATCGCGGAGATCGCGTCGGCAGAGGTGGCCGCGGGGATCCGCGTCCTGTACGGCGGCTCCGTGAGCAGTAAGAACGTCGGAGAGCTCGTCGCTCAGCCCGATGTGGACGGCGGCCTGGTCGGCGGTGCCTCGCTCAAGCCCGACGAGTTCGCGGCGCTCAGCGCGATCGCCGCCGGCGGACCGCTCTGA
- a CDS encoding site-specific integrase has product MTPVEQAAALTVHEAGERLAFDWAEPIHHKVYYKNVYRPALLRASLALDADGVRPIPANTTAHSLRHTYASFCVSAGLPPKQIAGYMGHSSTVVTMEVYAHLFEDDHTDAMAALGSVSTPRRSNVTPLRGWG; this is encoded by the coding sequence ATGACCCCAGTGGAGCAGGCCGCCGCACTCACGGTCCACGAGGCAGGGGAGCGGCTGGCGTTCGACTGGGCTGAGCCGATCCACCACAAGGTCTACTACAAGAACGTATACCGGCCCGCGCTGTTGCGGGCGAGCCTTGCGCTCGATGCGGACGGGGTGCGGCCGATCCCGGCGAACACGACGGCGCATAGCCTCCGGCACACCTACGCGAGCTTCTGCGTCAGTGCGGGCCTGCCCCCGAAGCAGATCGCCGGCTACATGGGCCACAGCTCGACCGTGGTGACGATGGAGGTGTACGCCCACCTATTCGAGGACGACCACACCGACGCTATGGCCGCCCTCGGATCGGTGTCGACCCCGCGCCGGAGCAACGTCACTCCGCTGCGGGGGTGGGGGTAG
- a CDS encoding AAA family ATPase — translation MYTREAYIHNSGPIKDLYVKFEVDENDRPIPTLFVGRNGAGKTNLLSTLAEPLLLGASKVYDDVLTLKGFGRSYFRILGASTVTTGASNGFAIVKYTNGAESVFYRENAGDISVDDAKSLIPDTLLEGANWDAKESSKEIILNDEAARQVFGNGAYIFFPSNRSETPYWFNTEAIPDQKFDTSDRFRNNLNNPMYVERSLDEFAQWLLGVLAESRLPVLEAAYLAKSEESKVVVTCDTTQFMVGQTPLIQANNILKAITRSSDAAFYWSSRHASSKVGIHKGGVNLWSGLKSLSAGEGTLLSVFGSLLRRSDQLRITPEELTGVAIIDELDAHIHIELQMSALPELIAMFPRIQFIISSHSPFFALGMESKFPGKINIVDLPSGQNINAESYTEFKAALETFYDTRRFEEIVDQRLRESNTPTILVGGTTDRDYFKAASIALGYDDLADLFEWVGEPGGSGGGRNTGDSSLQKAESFIRANPSLVSKDVVILYDCDAKATSSSSGKLHIVPIEQIPGARCSKGVENLLPDSVFTEDAYAIQEKPDSYGGGATVKSIKKTYLCEQVCAQPKKSAEIFENFRPTLDAISSLLGTTRPQSDSQTTPTPAAE, via the coding sequence GTGTACACCCGCGAGGCATACATCCACAACAGCGGACCGATCAAGGATCTTTATGTCAAGTTTGAGGTCGACGAGAACGACCGGCCTATCCCGACCTTGTTTGTAGGACGCAACGGCGCAGGCAAGACGAACCTTCTCTCAACGTTGGCCGAGCCTCTATTACTAGGTGCGAGCAAAGTTTACGACGACGTACTTACCCTAAAAGGGTTTGGACGAAGCTACTTCCGCATTCTAGGTGCTAGCACAGTTACCACCGGCGCCAGCAACGGGTTTGCGATAGTCAAGTACACAAACGGAGCCGAATCTGTCTTCTACCGGGAGAATGCCGGAGATATTTCTGTCGACGATGCTAAATCACTAATTCCGGACACGCTCCTCGAAGGCGCAAACTGGGACGCCAAAGAATCCTCAAAAGAGATCATCCTCAACGATGAGGCGGCGCGGCAGGTGTTCGGGAACGGCGCCTACATATTTTTCCCATCAAACAGGTCAGAGACTCCGTACTGGTTCAACACCGAGGCGATTCCCGATCAAAAATTTGATACCTCGGATCGATTTAGAAACAATCTCAATAACCCTATGTACGTTGAGCGAAGCCTCGACGAGTTCGCGCAATGGCTATTGGGCGTCCTCGCAGAATCGCGACTCCCGGTGCTCGAAGCGGCATACCTAGCGAAATCCGAAGAAAGCAAAGTTGTGGTGACGTGCGACACAACGCAGTTCATGGTCGGTCAGACGCCACTCATTCAAGCCAACAACATACTTAAGGCTATCACCAGATCAAGCGATGCCGCCTTCTATTGGTCCAGCCGCCACGCCAGTTCCAAGGTTGGAATTCACAAGGGCGGCGTCAACCTATGGTCGGGCCTTAAGAGCCTGTCAGCGGGCGAAGGCACCCTCCTATCCGTGTTCGGCTCACTACTTCGTCGCAGCGACCAGCTCAGGATAACTCCCGAGGAATTGACCGGAGTCGCCATCATCGACGAACTGGACGCGCATATCCATATCGAACTTCAAATGAGCGCACTTCCTGAGCTAATCGCCATGTTCCCACGTATCCAATTCATTATTTCCAGCCACTCGCCGTTCTTCGCATTGGGCATGGAGTCCAAGTTTCCAGGCAAGATCAATATCGTCGACCTACCTTCGGGTCAGAACATCAACGCGGAATCATACACAGAATTCAAGGCCGCGCTTGAGACTTTTTACGACACTCGTAGGTTTGAGGAAATCGTAGACCAAAGACTCCGGGAATCGAATACGCCAACAATCTTGGTCGGGGGCACTACTGACCGAGACTACTTTAAAGCAGCTTCTATTGCCCTTGGTTACGATGATCTGGCCGACCTATTTGAGTGGGTTGGGGAACCTGGAGGATCAGGCGGTGGCCGAAACACAGGCGACTCAAGCCTGCAGAAGGCTGAATCATTCATCCGAGCCAACCCTTCACTCGTCTCCAAGGATGTCGTAATTCTATACGATTGCGACGCCAAGGCCACGTCCAGTAGCTCCGGCAAGCTACACATCGTGCCGATAGAACAAATACCCGGTGCTCGCTGCAGCAAAGGCGTAGAGAACCTGCTACCCGACTCAGTCTTCACCGAGGACGCGTATGCCATCCAAGAGAAGCCGGACAGCTACGGTGGCGGAGCGACGGTCAAATCGATCAAGAAGACCTATCTATGCGAGCAGGTCTGTGCCCAACCGAAGAAATCAGCAGAAATTTTTGAGAACTTCAGGCCGACTTTGGACGCCATATCGTCACTTCTCGGCACGACGAGGCCCCAATCCGATTCCCAAACTACCCCCACCCCCGCAGCGGAGTGA